The DNA sequence AGCAATTTCCCCTATGGCTCCTATTTATGGGCTGTGCGCGCCGCCCAGTGGCGTGCCTTGGGCATTGACGAAAGCGAGTTGGAGAAACCCAAGATCGCTATCGTGAACTCATCGTCCAACCTGGCGATCTGCTTCAGTCACCTGGATGGCATCGCGGAGGTCCTCAAGCAGTCAATACGCGAGGCCGGTGCCCTGCCCTTCGAAATTCGCACCGCCGCGCCCAGCGACTTCATCACCGGCGCCGGTGCCGGGGGCGCCTACATGCTCGCCGCCCGCGACCTCATCACCAACGACATCGAAGTCGCGGTCGAAGGAGCGCAGCTCGACGGCATGATCTGCCTGGCCTCTTGCGATAAAACGGTACCCGGCCAACTGATGGCGGCCGCCCGCCTGAATATCCCGACCCTGGTGGTGGTGTGCGGGTACCAGCCAAGCGGCGAATACAACGGCAAGCATGTCGATATCGAAGACGTGTTCATCAGTTCCATGCATGTGGTGACTGGCAAATTGCCGGTCGAGGAGCTGGCCGGCATGGCCCGCAATGCCATCAAGGGCCCCGGGGTCTGCTCGGGGATGGGCACCGCCAACTCGATGCACCTGGTGTGCGAAGCCCTGGGCATGGCCCTGCCTGGCAGCACGCCAATTGCCGCCAACAGCCCGCAGATGTTCGACTTCGTGCGCCAGGCCGGCCAACGTATTGTGGAAATGATCGAGGAAGACCTCAAACCCCGGGATATCCTGACCCCCCATGCCTTCGCCAACGCCGTCGCGACCATTCTCGCCGCGGGCGGCTCCGTCAACACCATCAAACATATGCAGGCGGTGGCCGCCGAAGGCGGCGTTGAGGTCGACGTCTACCAACTCTTCAGGGACCTGGGAAACAAGGTGCCGGTGCTGGTCGGTGTACGGCCGGTGGGAGAACACAGCATCGAGCAAATGGAGGCCGCGGGCGGTGGGCGTGGGCAGCTCAAGCGCCTGGAACCGCTGTTGCATGGAGACGTGCTGACGGTCACCGGAAAAACCCTCAAGCAAAACCTGCAAGGGGTGACCGTCAGTGATGACGCGGTGATCCGCCCGTTGGACAACCCCTTCGCCACCCAGCCCGCCATCGTGATGCTGAGCGGTAACATCGCGCCCCAGGCGGGCATCGTCAAATACGGCATCGACCCGAACAAGATGCGCCGCTTCGAAGGCCCTGCGATCTGTTTCGAGCGCTCCGCCGATGCCATCGAAGCCTTGCAGGATGGGCGCATACAGCCTGGCCACGTGGTGGTCATGCGCGGTGCCGGTGTGCGCGGCGGCCCGGCCATGGGCGGCGGCGCTTCGAAAGTGGTGTTCGCCATCGACGGCGCCGGGCTCGGCGACCACGTGGCCATGCTGACAGACGGCCACCTTTCAGGGTTGGTGTGCAAGGGCCTGGTGGTGGCCGAAGTCGCCCCTGAAGCGGCCGTCGGTGGTCCGTTGGCGCTGGTCGAGGACGGCGACATCATCACCATCGATCTGGACCACAACCGCCTCGACGCCCATATCAGCGAAATCGACATGCAGGCGCGGCGCGCCCGTTGGCAGCCTCTGGCACCGCAGTTCGGCGGCGGCTGGCTGGATATCTACCGCCATAACGTGTCCTCCATGGAACGCGGTGCGGTACTGATCAAGCCGCGCGACATCACCCACGCCGGAGAGCAACCGCAATGAGATTGCGCGACGACGAGAAAGCCATGCTCGCCGGCGATCAAGGCCCGGCGGTGCAGAAAGCCATGGATCTGCTGGTGCGTTATGGTGAGGCCCTGGATGCACAGTGCTTGGTGGATACCCGGAATGTGGCCGGAACCATCGGTGCCACCACCCCTTTCCTGCGTCAGTACGCCGAGCGTGAGGGTGGCATGGACGCGGTGTTCAGCGAGTTCAACCTCGACAGCGCCGAGGTGGTCCAAATCCCCAAGGTCAAGGTATTCAGCAGTCACCTGCAGCAAGGCATCGACCCCAGGCACGCCAGCCGCCAAGGCATTGGCGAAGACGTGGTGCGCATTTATGAAACCGGCCAGGCCTACAGCAGCGGCCTGGGCGTACAGCCGTTGAATACCTGCACGCCTTATCAAGTCGGCAACGTACCGGTGAAAGGCGAGCACTGCGCCTGGATGGAATCCTCAGCGGTGATCTATATCAACTCGGTCCTCGGCGCCCGAACCAATGCCGAGGGCCGGGAAAGCACTGGCGCGGCGATGCTGACCGGCAAGATCCCCTATTGGGGCCTGCACTTGGACGAGAACCGTCGCGGCACCCACCTGATCCAGTTGGATATAGACGTGAACACCACCGCCGACTGGGGACTGCTCGGCTACTGGGTCGGTGAACAGGTGCAGGATTGCATCCCGGTCATCGAGGGTGTGAGCCACCAGCCCAACCTGGCTCGCCTCAAGCACTTCGGCGCGGCGGCAGCTTCCAGCGGTGGCGTGGAGATGTATCACCTGGTCGGGGTCACGCCTGAAGCACCCACCCGCGAGCAAGCGTTCGGCGCTACCCGGCCTTCAGCCACCTTGCGCTTTGGTGAAGCCGAACGACGCTGGGCCTACGAGCAAGTCAACGTCACGGGGCACGATGCGCAAGTCGATTTCGTCATGCTGGGCTGCCCGCATTACAGCCTCGAACAAATCTGGGAAATCTGCCAACTGCTGGAAGGCCAGCGCCTGAATGCAAACACCGAGCTCTGGATATTTACCGCGGCGTCGATCAAGCAACTGGCTGACGTGGCCGGCTACACCCGCATCATTGAGCAGGCCGGTGGTCATGTGATGACCGATACCTGCTCGGCAATCGGCAAGGTGCTGCCCAAGGGCACGCGGGTGGCGGCCGTGGACTCGGCCAAACAGGCCCATTACCTGCCGGCGATCATGGGTATCCAGGCGTGGTTCGGCACCACCGCCGAATGCATCCAGGCGGCCATCGACGGTCGTTGGAAAGGAGTACTGAAATGAGCGCGACCTTTACGCTGCGAGGCCGCAAGGTCGTTGGCGGCTGCTTCGAAGGTGAAGCCTTGGTGACCCGTGACCGCATCTCTGGCTGGGGCGGCATCGACCCACGCAGCGGCACGATCATTGAGACCCGCCACGAACTCAAGGGCATCAGTTTTGCTGGCAAGGTCCTGGTGTTTCCGGGCGCCAAGGGCTCGTCCGGCTGGTCCTCGCAGTTCCATATCGCGCGTCTCGCCGGCGTGGCCCCTGGCGCCATGCTGTTCAATGAAATGACCGCAAAAATGGGCCTGGGCGCGGTGGTCGTACACGCACCCGCCATGACCGGTTTTACCGAGGACCCGCTGGAGCGGATCCGTACCGGGGACTGGGTGCGCGTCGATGCCGACGCCGGGATCGTCGAAGTGACCCCGCGCCTATCGCGCAGTGACCCGCCCATACCGCAACAGCCCAACGGTCCGCAACGAACGCCGGCGCCGTCATAACCCGAAGATACCTGCTGAACACAACCGCTCCCCGTGGCCACCGGCCAACGGGTTCGGGCTCGGCTGCCTTTTTTACACCTCAAAGGAAGTTTTATGGCTCATGTCATTCGCACGGTACGCCGTACCAGCGCCCCCACCCCTCAACACCTGCAGGCTGACGTGTGCATTGCCGGCGCGGGTATTTCCGGTATTTCCGCCGCCCTGGAGGCCGCCGCGCTCGGCAAGCGGGTCGTGCTGTTCGATGCCCTGCCCATGCTCGGCGGCCAGGCGGTCGGTTCGATCATCGGGACTTTTTGCGGATTGTTCTCCAACGGTCCGAACCGCCAGTTGCTGACCCATGGCATCGCCGACGGCATCCTTCGCGACCTGGGCGCCTCGGGCGATTTGCACCAATCCATCGGCCCCTTGACCACCGTGGTTTACTATGACGAGGTGGCCCTCGGTCGCTGGATGGGGCAAAAGGTGCTCGACGCTGGCATCACCGTGGTGCTCGGTGCGGTGTTGCGTGACGTGGTGCGCGAAGGCACGCGGGTCCAGGAAGTGGAGTTGGCCACCCGTTATGGCGACGTCCGCGTGGCGGCCAATGGCTTTATCGATGCCAGTGGCGATGCGGCACTGGTCTGGAACGCCGGGCTCGCCTGTCGCGAGCCGGATACGCCCATCTATGGCACCCAGATGTTCGTCCTCGAGCATATCAATGAAGCGCACCTGCCGACTCGCGCGCAATTCACCGAACGGGTCAAGGAAAAAGCCAGGCACTACGGCATCGAGCGCGACGACGGCTTGTTCTTCCAGTTCCCTGGACGCGGCACGGCGGCGTTCAACATGACGCACATCGAAACGCCCCTGGATCCGATCGCCGCGTCTCACGTCGCCATCGCCGGGCGCCAACAGGTGGACCAGGTGATCAACTTTCTCAAAGCGGAGTACCCCCAGGCCTACGGCAAGGCCAGGGTACGGGCGTATGCACTGCCAGGCATTCGCCAGACCCGCTGGATCGTCGGCCAACATCACCTGACCGCCGATGAAGTACGAGCCGCGACGATGTTCCCGGATGCGGTGGCGCGCACGTCCTGGCCGGTGGAATTGCACGGCAACAGCACCGGTTATCAGTGGGAGCCCTTTGGCGACGATCATGTCCACAGTGTGCCGCTGCGCAGCATGCTCCCCGAAGGCAGCGATAATCTGGTGGTCGCGGGCCGCTGCATCGACGCCGACGCGGCCGCGCTGTCGAGTGTGCGCGTGATGGGACCGTGTATCGCCATGGGGGCCGCCGCCGCCCACGCGCTGGATCTGGCTGGCCCGGACGGCCGCCTGAGTGATATACCCGCGCAAGTCTTGCGCGAACGGCTGGCCTTCAATCTGGAATAGGTTTTCAAGCAGTTCGATGCGCCCACCGCGTGAACGGGGGGCGCCACTCCGACAACAATAAGAAATACAGTGGAGAACGCACATGTCACAGTCCCGTACCCTGGATGTCGCGGCGCTTATAGAGGCGCGCAAACTGTCACGGTTCAACTACGTGGTGATTCTGGTTTCGGTATTGATCACCTTCCTCGATGGCTTCGACTTGCTGGTGCTTTCCCATACCGCCTCCTACATCGCCGATGAGGTCGGTCTGGACAAGATCCAACTGGGCGAAATTTTCTCCATCGGCCTGCTGGGCATGATGCTGGGCGGGTTCTTCTTCGGCTACCTGGGTGATCGCATCGGACGGCGTCCCACCATTCTGTTCTCTACTTGCTCGTTCGGCCTGTTGACGTTGCTGTTTGTCATGGCCGACAGCTACGCATCGCTGATGGTCCTGCGTTTTTTCAACGGCTTCGCCCTGGGCGCCATGTTGCCGTTGTGCTGGGCCTTGAACATCGAGTTCGTCCCCAAGCGTTACCGCTCCACGGTGGTGACCATCATCATGGTCGGGTTCAGCCTCGGCAGCGCGATGGCCGGCCCGCTGACGGTGTGGCTGGCGCCGCATATCGGTTGGCAGGGCGTGTTCGTGTTCGGCGGCGTGGTCACGCTGTTCGCCTGGGTGCTGTTGTTGTTCACCCTGCCCGAATCGGTGCGTTTCCTGGCCAGCAAGCGTAAGGCTCCGGAGAAAATCGCTGCGATTCTCAAGCGCATGGACCCGAACCTGGACGTACGCAGCACTGACCAATTCGTCCTGTTGGACGAGCCGGACATCGGTCGCCAGGCATTTCGGGTCAGCCAGCTGTTCATCGGTCGCTTGAAATGGATCACGCCCATGATCTGGCTGGGCTACTCCGCCAGCTCCATGGCCATGTATTTCCTCGCTTCCTGGAGCCCGCTGGTCTACCAATACGCCGGATTTGATCGCGCGACAGCGTCGTGGGTCAGCTCGCTCGCATCGTTCAGCGGTGCGATGGCGGGCCTGGCGATGATGCGTTTCGTCGATACCCGTGGGCCGTACATGGTGATGATCTATCCGTTGCTGGCCTTGCCTTTCCTGCTGGTACTGGGCATCACCGGCATGCAAGGCACCGCGTTCCTGATGTTGAGCCTGGTCGGCGGCGTGTTCGTCAAAGGCTCTCACTATGGAATCCTCAGCATCGCCGGGGTGTTCTACCCCAGTGCCATTCGCGCCAATGGCGCCGGCTGGGCCACCTCCATCGCCAAGATCGGCTCGATCCTCGGCCCATTGCTCGGCGCCTATGTACTCAACAGCGGCCTTCCGGTGGTCAAGAGTTTCCTGGTCCTGGCGATCTGCCCGGCCATGCTGGCGGCCTGCGCCTTCGTCATCGGCCACCTGACTCGCCGCCCTCCTGCGGCAGACCCGTTGCCCGCCCCGTCTCAAACCTGAGCACCTTCCTGCCGGCTTACAGCGCCTGACCCAGGCACCCCGTGTCGCGTCGCTATCGACGCGGTCAGGCAAAACTCGTCCTGAATAATCCTACTGATCCTGAGACCAATAAAAATGAACAGGAACCTTCTCCTTGCCACCGCCCTGACGCTCTGTGGCCCAGTCACCTGCGCCCATGCGGACTTCATCAAAGACAGCAGCGCGACCCTGACGACGCGCAACTTTTACTTGAATCGCGACTTCCGCCAGAGCGACGCGCCTCAGGCCAAGGCCGAGGAATGGACCCAAGGCTTTATCGCCGAATTTCAATCCGGCTACACCGACGGCACGGTGGGCTTCGGCCTCGATGCCCTGGGTGAACTGGGTATCAAGCTCGACTCCGGCGCGGGCCGTCGTGGCAGTGGGCTATTGCCTTATGGCCCCGACAGCCATCAACCGGTGGACGACTACAGCGAACTGGGGCTGACCGCAAAAATGCGCCTGTCCAAGACCCAGCTCAAGGTCGGCACGCTGATGCCGATTCATCCGCTGGCGTATTACAGCGATACCCGACTGCTGCCCTCCACCTTCACCGGTGCCTACCTGACGTCCGGCGAGCTCGACAACTTGACCGTCACCGCAGCCAGACTGACCAAAGCCAATGGCCGCGACTCATCCAGCAACGACGACGTCAGTTATGCCGGCCAAAGCAGCGATCACTTGGACCTGCTCGGCGGCGATTACACCGTCGGCAAGCAGTTGACCCTGCGTTACCACTACGGTGAGCTGCAAGACATCTACCGTCAGCAGTTCGCCGGCCTGATCCATGTATTGCCCTTGGGGGAAGGCGTGAGCCTGCGCTCCGACCTGCGCTACGTCGACAGCGACGATGTCGGTGTTGGAAAAGCCGGGAGGATCGATAACCGCAACTTCAACGGCATGTTCACCCTGACCGTCGGGGCCCAGCGCTTCTCTGCGGCGTTCCAGCGCCTGTCGGGCGAGAGCGTGTTTCCAGTCATCGATACCGGTACGCCCTATGTGGCGAACCTGGTCACCTACAACTCGTTCACCAAAGCCAACGAAAAGTCCTGGCAGTTGCGCTACGAATATGACTTCGCTGCGCTCGGCGTGCCCGGCCTGACGTTCATGACCCGTTACGTGAAAGGCAGCGATATCCATACGCGCACGGTCAGCGACGGCAGTGAGTGGGAGCGTGACACCGACCTGGCTTACGTCTTCCAAAGCGGTGCCTTGGAAGGCCTGAACGTGCGTTGGCGTAACCTCACCTTCCGCTCCGGGAATGGCCTGACCCAGCGACTCGATGAGAACCGCCTGATCGTGGCTTACACCTGGAAACTGTGGTGAGCCCCGCCCACCGGAACCCGCTCGCATACGTCTTACCGGGAGAACACTTATGACGTCGTCACGCGCCATTGATGTCGCCGCCCTGATCGAGGGGCGCAAGCTGTCGGGCTTCAACTATCTGATCATCTGCGTGTCGGTGTTGATAACCTTCCTCGATGGTTTCGACTTGTTGATGCTGTCCCATACCGCCGCCTATATGGCCGAGGAAATCGGCCTGGACAAACTGCAACTGGGCAACATTTTTTCCATCGGATTGTTCGGCATGATGCTGGGCGGGTTCTTTTTCGGTTATCTCGGCGACCGGATCGGCCGCCGTCCGACCATCATTCTGTCCACCAGCGCCTTTGGTGTGCTGACGCTGCTGTTCACCTTTGCCGACAGCTACGCCTCGCTGCTGGTACTGCGTTTCCTCAACGGTTTTGCCTTGGGTGCCATGCTGCCGCTGTGCTGGGCACTGAATATCGAATTCGTGCCCAAGCGCTACCGTGCCAGCGTGATCACTATCATCATGGTCGGCTTCAGCCTGGGGGGCGCGGCAGCCGGTCCACTGACCGTATGGCTCGCCCCGCAGTACGGCTGGGCCAGTGTGTTCGTGCTGGGCGGCATCGCCACGCTGCTCTCCAGCGTCCTGTTGTTTTTCACCCTGCCGGAGTCGGTACGGTTCCTGGTGAGCAAACAGAAACAACCGCAAACCGTGGTGGGCATCCTCAAGCTCCTGGATCCCGGCATCGATGTGCGCGCCGGGGACCGCTATTTTCTCGCCGATGAAATCGACATTGGCCGCCAGCCATTTCGGGTCGGGCAACTGTTCATCGGCAAACTGAAATGGATCACGCCCATGATCTGGATCGGCTTTGGCGCAAGCTCCATGGCCATGTATTTCCTCGCGTCATGGAGCCCTCTGGTGTATCAGTATGCGGGCTTCGACCGGGCTACTGCGTCCTGGGTAAGCTCCTTCGCGTCCTTCAGCGGCGCCATGGCCGGGCTGGTGCTGATGCGAGTGGTCGACACCCGGGGGCCCTATGCGGTGATGATCTACCCCCTGCTCTCATTACCCTTCCTGCTGGCGCTGGGCATTGGCGACCTGCAGGGTAACGCCTTCATTGCGCTGAGCATGGTCGGCGCCATTTTCGTCAAGGGCAGTCACTACGGCATCACCAGCATCGCCGGGATTTTCTACCCCAGTGCCATTCGCGGCAACGGCGCCGGATGGGCAGCCTCCATGGGCAAGTTTGGCTCGGTATGCGGGCCGCTGCTCGGTGCTCATGTGCTCAACAGCGGCATGCCTGTCGTGAAGAGCTTCGCGGTATTGGCTCTGTGTCCGGCGGTGCTTGCCGTGTGCGCCTACACCGTGGCGCGCATCGATAGGCGCTCGTCCATGAAAGCCGAGGCAAGCTCCTGCACAACCTAGAAGTACAACTCAGCAAGGTACAAAGAAAGCACTTCAAGTCACTCGTCTTTGCTTTACGTCTGACGGAGTTTCTCCCTCAACGATTCAGCGCCGTTTTAGCGCGTTGCTGAGAGGAAGAGCCAGAGGTGTAAATACGGCTATTTGAGGTCTCGCTGCCTGAGCGATTAAGAGATTTGCGCGAAGATATCTTCGACGCCGGCTTTGCTCGCTCTGAAGATGTTGGAGGCCCAGGCTGTATGACAAACACCTTTGATCGTTGCCATGGCCGCGCGTAGCCCGATTTTGGCCTTGCGGCGAACTCCACTGGCAGAAGCATTGAGGTAGGCGATGGTCGCTGCAACCCATTTAATCGAAGCGCTTTGAGGTTCGCATAACGCTAGTCCTATTTACAGTTGAAATCGACATGAGGCACGGGCTATGTCGCCGATGATCCGGGTTGTCCGCATCACCGGCGATTGGCTTTTATTGTCCGTTTTTAACCCGACTCCAAACACGCGTGCGCAGCCGGTCGGTCTCCAGCGGCATCGCTTCCAGCACGAAGAGTTTCTTCATCACGCTTTCAGGCGGGTACACCATTGGGTCGTTGAGAATGGCCTTGTCGACCATGCCCTCAGCGGCAGCGTTGCCGTTGGCATAGTGCACGTGGTTGCTGATGTCAGCCATGACGTGGGGGTCCAGCAGGTAGTTCAGAAACGCGTAACCGGCCGCTTCATTCGGAGCATCGGCGGGCATGGCGACCATGTCGAACCACATCGGTGAGCCTTCCTTGGGGATGGCGTAAGCAATCTGCTGGCCATTGCCGGCCTCATTGGCTCTGGCGGCTGCCTGCATCACGTCGCCAGAAAACCCCACGACCAGGCATACGTCACCCGTTGCAAGATCGCTTGTGTACTTGGAGTTGTGGAAGTAATTCACATAGGGCCGCACTTTGAGTAGCAGGGCCTGGGCCTTCTCGTAGTCGGCCTTGTCCTTGCTGTGATGCGCAAGCCCCAGGTAGTTCAAGGCGATGGGAAGGATCTCGGGGCCGTTGTCGAGCATGGCTACGCCGCATCGGGCGAGTTTTTTCATGTTCTCCGGCTTGAACACGATGTCCCATGAGTCTATCGGTACATCGCCCAGGACTGCCTTGACCTTGGCCACGTTGTAGCCGATGCCGGTGCTGCCCCATAGGTAGGGAAAACCGTATCGGTTGCCCGGATCGTTGGCCTCCAGAACCTTCATCAGCGTCGGGTTGAGGCTCTGCCAGTTCGGCAGTTTGCTGCGGTCCAGCGGTTTCAGCGCACCGGCCTTGATCTGCCGGGCCATGAAGTGGTTGGAGGGAAACACCACGTCATACCCGGAACGGCCGGCCATCAGTTTGGCGTCGAGGACCTCGTTGCTGTCGTACACATCATACTGAGTCGGGTGCCCGGTATGGCTGGTAAAGTTTTGCAGGGTATCTGGGGCAATGTAACTGCTCCAGTTGTAGATCCTGACGGTGTCTGCCGCCTGAGCGGTGGACGCGATCAACAGTAGCGGAACGATCGACTTCAACATACGAGACCTCAACCTTTGTTCTTTACGTTATGGGTGAAGGCAGTTCAGAAAATCAGCACGTAGCTTTTGCGAACGGTTTCTTGTATATCCCAGACTCCCGTGGTGTTCGCAGGCAACATCAATGCGTCGCCGGCCTGGATATGAAGGATCTCACCGCCATCCGGGGTGAAGGTGCAGCGCCCCTGGATGAAATGGCAGAACTCCTGTTGCACGATCTGGCGCCGCCAGCGGCCGGGGGTGCATTCCCACACCCCGGCTTCGACGCCGTCATCGCGCTCAACGCTTGTCGTGGCAACCTGTGAAACCGGCTCACCCAGCGGTATACCGACAGCGCCCGATTCCACGAGAGACAAGCGTGGGGTGTCGCGAAAATGATCGATCTTCATGGGAACGGCTCCTTGGACTTCATCAGACGTTCCATGCAACCCGCCAGGCCCTCGGCCATCCGGCGACGCCAGCGCGGTACATGGAGGTTGGCCAGTATCCGATCCTCGTGAACAAAGCTCTGGATAATGGCGTTGTAACCCAGCCAGCGCAGGGGCTCTGGCTCCCAGCGCGGCAACGAGGCCAGCGGACGGTCGGACCACACCCAAGGCTGGCGGGTCAGTTCGTTGTCCTGACCAAGAATCAGCGCGGCCACGGTGCGACCACCCAGGTTGCTGGCGCCTACGCCTTCGCCGCCATAGCCACCGGCGAGTGCAATTTTCTGGCGGCGGTCGGCCAGCATGTGCGGGTGAAAGCGCCGCGCGACGCCCAAGTTGCCGCCCCAGGCATGAGTCAGACGAACATTGCGCAAAATCGGGAATAGTTCGCTAAACAAGTACTGACGCAACTCACGTTCGGCCTGACTGAGGTTGAAGTCACTGCGCAGGCGACCTCCAAAGCGATAGCCACCGCGGGCACCAAATACCAAGCGGTCATCGCGGCTGCGCTGACCGTAGGTGACCTGTCGGCTGTTTTCGCTGAAAGCCTGGCCACGGCTAAGTCCAATTTCGGCCCACACATCGGCCGGGAGCGGCTCAGTTGCAACGATCAGGCTCTGGGCGGCCAGTTGATATTTGTTTAACGGGGGCAAGGCACTGGCATATCCCTCGACTGCCGGCACCACCCAATCGGCGCTCACCCGACCGTGCTCGGTTCGAACTTGGCCTGCCGTCCAGTCGAGCACAGCGCTTTGCTCGAAAATCCGCACACCCATGCGTTCCACGACATCGGCTAGCCCCCGTACCAACCGGGCAGGTTGAAGGGTCGCGCAGTGAGGTGAATACAGGGCGCCGTACGCCTGGGCCACATTCAATTGTTCGCACAAGGCCTGAGCGCTCAACCAGCGATAATCGTCCTCACCCAGGCCTTGGGCACGGGCGGCAGCGAGTTGTTCGCGCAGGCGCCGTTCTTGCTCGGGATACCGCGCCGCGCAGTACAGCACGCCACCTTTACGCAGTTCGCAATCGATGCTTTCGACGTGGCACACCCGCGCCACTTCATCGGGGATTCCGTGCAGCAGTTGATATCCTGCATGACGTTGGGCGGCGGGCAAGGGCCCCAGGAGTCGGTCTTCGCCGAGCAGATTCCCCATCAACCAGCCGCCATTGCGGCCGGAGGCGCCGAAACCGGCAATCTGTGCTTCAACTATGACGATATCCAGGTGCGGTGCTTGCTGCTTGAGGTAATAGGCCGTCCAAAGGCCGCTGTAGCCGGCACCGATGATCACCACATCGGCTCGCAGATCCTGATGCAACGTCGGACGCGGCGTCAGCGCCTCGTCGACTTGCTCCATCCACAAACTCACACCACCCCAACCAGCCATTACCTGCTCCATCGTTTGATTGCCGACAGAGCTTAATGCGCAGCGAAGGGGCCTGTGTTATCTGCGGGTACGCGCGCAATTGGCCTTCAACCAGGCTTTTGGTGTGCAGCCGGTATGGCAGCGGAAAGCCTTGTAGAACGCAGAGGTGGAATTGAATCCGGCAGCCACTGCGAGGGCATCGATGGGTGCGTTTTCGTCGTAACTGGCGAGGCGTTCAAGGAGGTAGGCCAAGCGAGCCTGAGTCACGTAGCGATAGAAGCTTTGCCCGAGCACTTGATTCAATAAGTAAGACAACTGATTACGGCTGTACCCGGTGGCGCTGGCGATCCGTGCAAGATCCAGGTCAGGGTCCAGGAATGGCTGCTGGCGGGTAAAGTAATCAGCCAAGTCTCGCGCCATGAAGCTCAACTGGCGCGCCGATAGCCCTAGCTTACTGATGGCGGGGGCGCGACGCCCGGCGTGCGGCTCGCCGTCGCGCACGAGTGACGCGTATTCGTTGACACGCAGGATCTGACCCTCACATACGATGATCGCTTCGCTGGTGCGAAAGACCACCCGCTCGCCACTGCCCTTCAGAGCGGTCTGGTACTGGATGAATGCCGTGCAGCCGTCAGCGCGGATGCGGTCATTGTGCTCAAGATATTCATCGGGATGGCGCGGCAATGTGCCAGTGATGTAGGCGCGCAGCTCGGTCAGGCCCATGCTGCGATTCTGGAAAAAATCGTTGTACTGCACATGCGGGTGATAGAGCGCGAGTATCGCCTCCAGGTCGCGGTGCTTCCAGGCCATGTGATAGCGCAGCACCACCTCGAGGGTGAGCTTCGTCTGTTCGGCGGTATCTGACGGGACGAGGAGCATGGGTTGACGGGCCTTATGACTGGGCGGCACCAGTCTAGTCCTTGAGTGGTTGAGCGAACAAACTCAGGCACGCCCAGGCGCACATGATTGAGCGAGCGGAGCCTCTAGCTGCCTGTGGCTCTGCCATG is a window from the Pseudomonas brassicacearum genome containing:
- a CDS encoding MFS transporter, with the translated sequence MTSSRAIDVAALIEGRKLSGFNYLIICVSVLITFLDGFDLLMLSHTAAYMAEEIGLDKLQLGNIFSIGLFGMMLGGFFFGYLGDRIGRRPTIILSTSAFGVLTLLFTFADSYASLLVLRFLNGFALGAMLPLCWALNIEFVPKRYRASVITIIMVGFSLGGAAAGPLTVWLAPQYGWASVFVLGGIATLLSSVLLFFTLPESVRFLVSKQKQPQTVVGILKLLDPGIDVRAGDRYFLADEIDIGRQPFRVGQLFIGKLKWITPMIWIGFGASSMAMYFLASWSPLVYQYAGFDRATASWVSSFASFSGAMAGLVLMRVVDTRGPYAVMIYPLLSLPFLLALGIGDLQGNAFIALSMVGAIFVKGSHYGITSIAGIFYPSAIRGNGAGWAASMGKFGSVCGPLLGAHVLNSGMPVVKSFAVLALCPAVLAVCAYTVARIDRRSSMKAEASSCTT
- a CDS encoding cupin domain-containing protein — translated: MKIDHFRDTPRLSLVESGAVGIPLGEPVSQVATTSVERDDGVEAGVWECTPGRWRRQIVQQEFCHFIQGRCTFTPDGGEILHIQAGDALMLPANTTGVWDIQETVRKSYVLIF
- a CDS encoding NAD(P)/FAD-dependent oxidoreductase, whose translation is MAGWGGVSLWMEQVDEALTPRPTLHQDLRADVVIIGAGYSGLWTAYYLKQQAPHLDIVIVEAQIAGFGASGRNGGWLMGNLLGEDRLLGPLPAAQRHAGYQLLHGIPDEVARVCHVESIDCELRKGGVLYCAARYPEQERRLREQLAAARAQGLGEDDYRWLSAQALCEQLNVAQAYGALYSPHCATLQPARLVRGLADVVERMGVRIFEQSAVLDWTAGQVRTEHGRVSADWVVPAVEGYASALPPLNKYQLAAQSLIVATEPLPADVWAEIGLSRGQAFSENSRQVTYGQRSRDDRLVFGARGGYRFGGRLRSDFNLSQAERELRQYLFSELFPILRNVRLTHAWGGNLGVARRFHPHMLADRRQKIALAGGYGGEGVGASNLGGRTVAALILGQDNELTRQPWVWSDRPLASLPRWEPEPLRWLGYNAIIQSFVHEDRILANLHVPRWRRRMAEGLAGCMERLMKSKEPFP
- a CDS encoding helix-turn-helix domain-containing protein encodes the protein MLLVPSDTAEQTKLTLEVVLRYHMAWKHRDLEAILALYHPHVQYNDFFQNRSMGLTELRAYITGTLPRHPDEYLEHNDRIRADGCTAFIQYQTALKGSGERVVFRTSEAIIVCEGQILRVNEYASLVRDGEPHAGRRAPAISKLGLSARQLSFMARDLADYFTRQQPFLDPDLDLARIASATGYSRNQLSYLLNQVLGQSFYRYVTQARLAYLLERLASYDENAPIDALAVAAGFNSTSAFYKAFRCHTGCTPKAWLKANCARTRR
- a CDS encoding polyamine ABC transporter substrate-binding protein, translated to MLKSIVPLLLIASTAQAADTVRIYNWSSYIAPDTLQNFTSHTGHPTQYDVYDSNEVLDAKLMAGRSGYDVVFPSNHFMARQIKAGALKPLDRSKLPNWQSLNPTLMKVLEANDPGNRYGFPYLWGSTGIGYNVAKVKAVLGDVPIDSWDIVFKPENMKKLARCGVAMLDNGPEILPIALNYLGLAHHSKDKADYEKAQALLLKVRPYVNYFHNSKYTSDLATGDVCLVVGFSGDVMQAAARANEAGNGQQIAYAIPKEGSPMWFDMVAMPADAPNEAAGYAFLNYLLDPHVMADISNHVHYANGNAAAEGMVDKAILNDPMVYPPESVMKKLFVLEAMPLETDRLRTRVWSRVKNGQ